From the genome of Glycine max cultivar Williams 82 chromosome 2, Glycine_max_v4.0, whole genome shotgun sequence, one region includes:
- the LOC100806065 gene encoding uncharacterized protein produces the protein MAMARGIVRRMRNTVGAVLLLRSSTTTTHSHSFHFYKDSLSPLESHLCSFSSTFLRSFSHHFPDETTDEGASTDGWEEEDEVEPKIGDGGDGGGVALQNVPWGQRALSIAEEVLMQFSEDIKLFAFKTTPRGYVYVRLDKLTHEYGCPSMEELECYNQKYKTRLDEVGALGEIPDDLALEVSSPGAERLLKVPDDISRFKDLPMRVCYTENIESNCPEKDGVFLLDSIENDSEMCVWKLADVKENRDPLKKGRPLSRKQKDWRLQLPFNLHRMVTLYLE, from the exons ATGGCAATGGCAAGAGGTATCGTTAGGAGGATGAGGAATACGGTTGGTGCTGTTCTTCTACTACGctcttcaacaacaacaactcatTCACACTCCTTCCATTTTTATAAAGATTCTCTCTCTCCATTGGAATCCCACCTTTGTTCCTTCTCCTCTACTTTCCTTCGCTCCTTCTCTCACCATTTCCCAG ATGAGACAACTGATGAAGGTGCAAGCACAGATGGATGGGAAGAGGAAGATGAGGTTGAACCCAAG ATTGGTGATGGGGGTGATGGTGGTGGAGTTGCCTTGCAAAATGTTCCTTGGGGTCAGCGAGCTCTCTCTATTGCTGAGGAGGTGCTTATGCAGTTCAGTGAGGACATCAAACTATTTGCTTTCAAGACAACTCCTCGTGGATATGTTTATGTGAGATTGGACAAATTAACTCATGA ATATGGGTGTCCAAGCATGGAAGAGCTTGAATGCTACAATCAGAAATACAAGACAAGATTAGATGAAGTTGGAGCGCTAGGAGAGATACCTGATGATTTGGCTCTTGAG GTTTCATCCCCAGGTGCCGAGAGGCTACTAAAAGTGCCAGATGATATTAGTCGATTCAAAGACTTGCCTATGAGAGTCTGTTATACAGAAAATATAGAGTCCAATTGCCCAGAAAAGGATGGAGTTTTCTTGTTAGATTCTATAGAAAATGACTCAGAGATGTGTGTGTGGAAGTTGGCAGACGTTAAAGAGAATAGAGATCCCCTTAAAAAAGGCAGACCTTTAAGTCGTAAACAGAAGGATTGGAGATTACAACTGCCATTTAACTTGCATAGAATGGTAACACTGTACCTTGAATAA